A window of the Comamonas sp. Y33R10-2 genome harbors these coding sequences:
- a CDS encoding DUF3567 domain-containing protein: MQMLYDSESFAVLHLRPDMEANVPAGTTPAKAEREHQLPRHGFEIVDKRSGKEVYLDGSWAEMFQKTILAWQQDAPTEEEVEETLDKYTGLAQQPVIIH, translated from the coding sequence ATGCAAATGCTTTATGACTCGGAATCCTTTGCGGTGCTCCATTTGCGTCCTGATATGGAAGCAAACGTTCCGGCGGGAACCACGCCCGCCAAGGCCGAGCGTGAACACCAGTTGCCACGCCACGGTTTTGAAATCGTGGACAAACGCTCAGGCAAAGAGGTTTATCTAGACGGTTCTTGGGCCGAAATGTTCCAAAAAACTATTCTTGCTTGGCAGCAAGACGCGCCCACCGAAGAAGAGGTGGAAGAAACGCTAGACAAGTACACCGGCCTGGCCCAGCAACCGGTCATAATCCACTAA